The proteins below come from a single Zhouia spongiae genomic window:
- a CDS encoding asparagine synthetase B, translating to MTFRSKNSNVLTSFLNKKQCLFLLFLFFFSFKSFASYILIPMDADHQQNHLKAYGITYWVLAKEVKVKWLLNYRGGAFLIPDFEELQKECKIRGVSYELLSNNKAELLLNEVSSPAVNQESIVLEKAPKVAVYSPKGNQPWDDAVTMVLTYAEIPYDVVYDEEVLGNKLLLYDWLHLHHEDFTGQYGKFYGAFRATPWYIEQKKEAEALADKLGYTKVAEEKLAVAIAIRDYVVGGGFMFAMCSATDSFDIALSAEGVDICETMFDGDPSDPNYQSKINYDKTFAFTNYTLERNPLVYEFSSIDMTSKRHVSFESDYFTLMDFSAKWDPIPTMLCQNHTSLVKGFMGQTTAFKRDEIKPTVLIMGANKINGEARYIHGIKGKGFFTFYGGHDPEDYRHRVGDPKTELELHPNSPGYRLILNNILFPAAKKKEQKT from the coding sequence ATGACGTTCCGTTCTAAAAATAGCAATGTACTGACTTCTTTTCTTAACAAGAAGCAGTGCCTTTTTCTTCTTTTTTTATTTTTTTTCTCTTTTAAATCATTTGCCTCTTATATTCTGATCCCGATGGATGCCGACCATCAGCAGAATCATCTAAAGGCTTATGGTATAACATATTGGGTGCTTGCCAAAGAAGTTAAGGTGAAGTGGCTCTTGAATTACAGGGGAGGAGCATTTTTAATTCCCGACTTTGAAGAATTGCAGAAAGAATGCAAAATACGGGGTGTTTCTTATGAATTATTATCAAACAATAAGGCAGAACTGCTATTGAATGAAGTTTCTAGTCCCGCCGTTAATCAGGAATCCATTGTTCTGGAGAAGGCACCTAAAGTAGCGGTTTATTCCCCAAAAGGAAATCAGCCTTGGGATGATGCAGTAACCATGGTGCTTACCTATGCAGAGATTCCGTATGATGTGGTTTACGATGAGGAAGTTTTGGGAAATAAGCTCTTGTTGTACGATTGGCTACATTTGCATCATGAAGATTTTACCGGACAGTATGGTAAGTTTTATGGGGCTTTCAGGGCTACACCGTGGTATATTGAGCAAAAAAAAGAAGCGGAAGCCCTGGCTGACAAGTTGGGGTATACTAAAGTTGCAGAAGAAAAATTAGCTGTAGCTATCGCCATAAGGGATTATGTGGTTGGAGGGGGCTTTATGTTTGCCATGTGCTCTGCTACCGATAGTTTTGATATCGCCTTGTCTGCCGAAGGAGTAGATATATGTGAAACCATGTTTGACGGAGATCCATCAGATCCGAATTATCAGAGTAAGATAAACTATGATAAAACGTTCGCATTTACAAACTATACATTGGAGAGAAATCCGTTGGTATATGAGTTTTCATCTATTGATATGACTTCCAAAAGACATGTTTCTTTTGAAAGTGATTATTTTACATTAATGGATTTTTCGGCCAAATGGGATCCCATACCTACCATGCTTTGCCAGAATCACACTTCTCTGGTTAAAGGGTTTATGGGGCAGACAACTGCTTTTAAACGCGATGAGATCAAACCTACGGTTTTAATTATGGGAGCGAACAAAATCAATGGAGAAGCGAGGTACATACATGGAATAAAAGGAAAGGGGTTCTTTACCTTTTATGGGGGGCACGACCCGGAAGATTACCGGCATCGGGTGGGCGATCCCAAGACAGAGTTGGAGTTACATCCGAATTCACCAGGGTACAGGCTTATTCTGAATAATATCCTATTCCCCGCGGCAAAGAAAAAAGAGCAAAAAACATGA
- a CDS encoding CoF synthetase — translation MRVESIIRNRIFWGLDSLKGNLIKKHLNDIRLILEDINSNGSMVRRSQLLKQVMKHAATTTPFYFRYKNHSGLRDFPVIKKSEVINLFDDFKSRLFLNSRNYKVSTSGSTGIPFTIYHNKEKKYRNTAETIYFLEKNGYKVGERLYYLRMWSGETKSFFKTLTQNIVKIDVYKLTDENIASILNTIKKDPSFKSFIGIASSFETICHYLKDANAPKMNINANFFIGNSDGLSPFTKKSIKKYFNAPIVSRYSNEEQGIIAQQEINSDDIFKINWASYFVEILNFHDDAPAKEGETGRIVVTDLFNYAMPLIRYDTGDLGCYKILNGEMVLTKVEGRKMDAVYTTSGELLSPYAIYPRMQDYFDYFNQYQFIQTGVKEYLIKLNYKKDFLKETEFKEHFKDLLGSDAKITVEYVNEIPVLLSGKRKRVMNLYHPKTSG, via the coding sequence ATGAGGGTTGAAAGCATTATAAGGAACAGGATATTCTGGGGGCTTGATTCTTTGAAAGGTAACCTGATAAAAAAGCATCTTAACGATATCAGGCTTATTTTAGAAGACATCAACTCAAACGGCTCTATGGTGCGCAGATCCCAGCTCCTAAAACAAGTGATGAAGCATGCCGCAACTACAACACCTTTTTATTTTCGCTATAAAAACCATTCCGGTCTGCGAGATTTTCCGGTAATCAAAAAAAGCGAGGTCATTAACTTATTTGATGATTTCAAATCACGTTTATTTTTAAATTCCAGGAATTACAAAGTGTCTACAAGTGGTTCTACCGGAATACCTTTTACCATTTATCATAACAAGGAAAAAAAATACAGAAATACTGCCGAAACCATTTACTTTCTGGAAAAGAACGGTTATAAAGTGGGAGAACGCCTGTATTATTTACGTATGTGGAGTGGAGAAACCAAAAGCTTTTTTAAAACCCTGACACAAAATATTGTCAAAATTGACGTCTATAAGCTTACGGATGAAAACATTGCTTCTATTCTCAATACCATCAAAAAAGATCCTTCTTTTAAAAGCTTTATAGGTATTGCTTCGTCTTTTGAAACGATCTGTCATTATCTTAAAGACGCCAATGCACCGAAAATGAATATAAATGCCAATTTCTTTATAGGTAATTCAGACGGTTTAAGTCCCTTCACTAAAAAATCAATTAAAAAATATTTCAATGCCCCGATAGTTTCCAGATACTCTAATGAGGAACAAGGAATTATAGCCCAACAGGAAATTAACAGTGACGATATTTTTAAGATCAATTGGGCTTCATATTTTGTCGAAATCCTGAATTTTCACGATGATGCTCCGGCAAAAGAAGGAGAAACCGGAAGAATTGTTGTAACTGATCTGTTTAATTACGCCATGCCACTGATCAGATATGACACCGGAGATCTAGGCTGTTATAAAATATTAAATGGTGAGATGGTACTGACAAAAGTGGAAGGAAGAAAAATGGATGCTGTTTATACAACTTCGGGTGAGTTATTGTCTCCATATGCGATCTATCCCAGAATGCAGGATTATTTTGATTATTTTAACCAATATCAGTTTATACAAACAGGAGTGAAAGAATACCTCATTAAACTGAACTACAAAAAAGACTTTCTAAAAGAAACAGAATTTAAAGAGCATTTTAAAGACCTGTTGGGGAGTGATGCAAAAATAACTGTCGAATACGTTAATGAAATCCCCGTACTGTTATCCGGAAAAAGAAAAAGGGTTATGAATCTATACCATCCGAAAACTTCTGGCTAA
- a CDS encoding AraC family transcriptional regulator: protein MKLHYLQKNLDRDIKVSKNEEKEFLKLWHYHPEIEIVYIVKGNGTLYAGDYIGTFKQDDIFYIGSNVPHMFDSNSQKEGTPKSSVAYVVHARETILPADTASESPFSYVKKLQDFGKRGILFRSNKNKEIRQILDKMGHDSLHENGIALLNVFYLLSNIENKTVLSSDHWLSGYEVKDLRLNRVIQHIMENFKNQLPLDEVASMTGMNKAAFCRYFKNKTGKSFVTFVNELRVTYASKVLNEAEPAKTISEACYQSGFNSLSYFNRTFKKIKGVSPSGYRNKTIRY from the coding sequence ATGAAACTGCATTATCTTCAAAAGAATCTTGATCGTGATATAAAAGTATCAAAAAATGAGGAAAAGGAATTTCTCAAGCTTTGGCATTATCATCCTGAAATAGAGATCGTTTACATTGTAAAAGGGAACGGTACCCTGTATGCAGGCGATTATATCGGAACATTCAAACAGGATGATATTTTTTATATCGGAAGTAATGTACCCCACATGTTTGATTCCAATAGCCAAAAAGAAGGTACTCCAAAGAGTTCTGTTGCTTATGTAGTTCATGCCAGGGAAACAATCCTGCCTGCGGATACTGCTTCTGAATCCCCTTTCTCTTATGTCAAGAAACTTCAGGACTTTGGGAAAAGAGGTATTCTTTTCAGAAGTAATAAAAACAAGGAAATAAGGCAAATATTAGACAAAATGGGGCATGATTCACTCCATGAGAACGGCATCGCTCTACTTAACGTGTTCTATCTGCTGAGCAATATAGAAAATAAGACTGTACTGAGCAGTGATCATTGGCTATCCGGTTACGAGGTTAAAGACCTGAGACTTAACAGGGTTATTCAGCATATCATGGAAAATTTTAAAAATCAACTGCCCCTGGATGAAGTAGCTTCGATGACCGGTATGAATAAAGCTGCTTTTTGCCGCTATTTTAAAAATAAAACAGGAAAGTCGTTCGTTACTTTCGTAAATGAACTAAGAGTTACATATGCCAGTAAGGTCCTGAATGAAGCTGAACCTGCTAAAACTATCTCTGAAGCATGCTACCAATCAGGTTTCAACAGCCTTTCTTATTTTAACCGGACATTCAAAAAAATAAAGGGCGTTTCTCCCAGCGGATACCGGAACAAAACCATCAGATATTAA
- a CDS encoding UxaA family hydrolase: MKNYLKISAEDNVAVALENMNAGEVIDRAVMSITIKETIPVKHKFALQDFDKNDTIVMYGVPVGKVVKPIAKGELISTENIIHVAASYAYKEKAYKNPLVKIENLEEKTFLGYHRTDGQVGTGNYWIFVPMVFCQNRNLKVLREAFEAELGYKKENPYKLQLRKLVSGESEEVFIEDVESKSEKVFENIDGIKFLTHEGGCGGTRDDAQALVNLLSGYIKNPNVAGATVLSLGCQHAQISLIQEALDRHFKTDKEVLYFEQQQYSSENEMLVSAVNQTYKALKAANEISRKPAPLSKLSIGLECGGSDGFSGITANPLIGLVADKINALGGRSILSEFPELCGVEQDLIDRSPNKDVAGKFIDLMERYNKKAHEVGSGFDMNPSPGNIKDGLITDAIKSAGAATKGGRSAIADVLDYAEYATKPGLNLLCTPGNDVESTTGLAGSGANMILFSTGLGTPTGNPICPVIKIASNSMLPAKMKDIIDFDAGRLISEGLPQEALADELIDLIIEIASGKKKTCADRLGQDDFIPWKRGVSL, encoded by the coding sequence TTGAAAAATTACTTGAAAATATCGGCAGAAGATAATGTGGCTGTTGCATTAGAGAATATGAATGCAGGTGAGGTGATAGACCGTGCTGTCATGTCAATTACAATAAAAGAGACCATCCCTGTAAAGCATAAGTTCGCCTTACAGGATTTTGATAAGAACGATACCATTGTCATGTATGGTGTTCCGGTGGGTAAAGTTGTAAAGCCTATTGCGAAAGGTGAATTAATAAGTACGGAAAATATTATACACGTAGCGGCTTCGTATGCATATAAGGAAAAAGCATATAAAAATCCTCTGGTTAAAATTGAGAATCTGGAGGAAAAAACATTTTTAGGTTATCACAGAACCGACGGACAGGTAGGTACGGGCAATTATTGGATTTTTGTCCCAATGGTGTTTTGTCAGAACAGGAATCTGAAAGTCCTGAGAGAAGCCTTTGAAGCAGAGCTGGGTTACAAAAAAGAGAACCCGTATAAGCTACAGCTGCGGAAATTAGTTTCCGGTGAGAGCGAAGAAGTGTTCATTGAAGATGTGGAAAGCAAGTCTGAAAAAGTTTTTGAAAATATAGACGGGATTAAGTTTTTAACTCATGAAGGAGGTTGCGGCGGCACCAGAGACGACGCACAGGCACTTGTGAATTTATTGTCAGGTTATATTAAAAACCCAAATGTTGCCGGGGCAACAGTTTTAAGTCTGGGGTGTCAGCATGCCCAAATTAGCCTGATTCAGGAAGCCCTTGATCGTCATTTTAAAACAGATAAAGAGGTACTGTATTTCGAGCAGCAGCAATATAGTTCGGAGAATGAAATGTTAGTATCGGCTGTAAACCAGACATACAAGGCCTTGAAAGCAGCTAATGAAATATCCCGAAAACCAGCTCCATTAAGTAAATTGAGTATAGGATTGGAATGTGGGGGATCAGATGGGTTTTCAGGAATAACGGCAAATCCGCTCATAGGCCTCGTTGCCGATAAAATCAATGCACTTGGAGGGAGAAGCATTCTGTCGGAGTTCCCGGAACTATGTGGTGTTGAGCAGGATTTAATAGACAGAAGCCCAAACAAAGATGTGGCCGGTAAGTTCATTGACCTGATGGAGCGCTATAATAAAAAGGCACATGAAGTCGGATCCGGGTTTGATATGAACCCTTCCCCCGGGAACATTAAGGATGGCTTAATTACCGACGCCATAAAATCGGCTGGTGCAGCCACGAAAGGCGGAAGAAGTGCTATAGCAGATGTACTCGATTATGCTGAATACGCAACCAAACCGGGACTTAATTTATTATGTACACCCGGAAATGATGTTGAATCAACAACAGGATTGGCCGGCTCCGGCGCTAATATGATTTTGTTCTCAACCGGCTTGGGTACCCCGACAGGCAATCCCATTTGTCCGGTAATAAAAATAGCGTCGAATTCGATGCTCCCCGCTAAAATGAAAGATATTATAGATTTTGATGCGGGAAGGCTCATATCGGAGGGGCTGCCTCAGGAGGCATTGGCTGACGAGTTGATAGATTTAATTATTGAAATTGCCAGCGGAAAAAAGAAAACATGCGCAGACCGGTTGGGTCAGGATGATTTCATTCCCTGGAAAAGAGGAGTATCCCTTTAA
- a CDS encoding alpha-L-fucosidase: protein MKKIFTALLVVLMFGSVLSAQEKYIPTKKNLEAREWFQDARFGMFIHWGVYSVLGDGEWVMNNQNIPVDRYELLPGFFNPEQFDAKKIVDLAKKAGMKYITITTKHHDGFAMYDSKVSDYNVVKATPYGKDIFRMLEEECEKQGIKLFAYYSQLDWRHPDYFPRGRTGNKTGRPESGAWEQYLQFQDAQIKELAENYNIAGFWFDGWWDQQDKSDKDNPKKTKVNWDLSHTYKMIHDVNSALLVGNNHHVLPFEGEDFQMFEKDLPGKNTTGFGGTKIGSLPLETCETINHSWGFNLQDGKHKSVKELIQYIVKAAGNDANFLLNVGPMPNGKIQEEHKQRLLAMGEWMKKNGETIYGTRKGSVYIENKVVSTQKGKKLYIHVLNPVDNKIVIDGFNEKIKGAVLFEDRTKVGYRLKNKRLELTVPTEKINETDTIIEITLK, encoded by the coding sequence ATGAAAAAAATATTCACTGCGTTATTAGTAGTACTCATGTTCGGTAGTGTACTATCTGCACAAGAAAAATATATACCGACGAAAAAAAACCTGGAAGCCCGTGAATGGTTTCAGGATGCTCGGTTCGGGATGTTTATTCACTGGGGAGTGTATAGTGTTTTAGGAGATGGTGAATGGGTAATGAACAATCAGAATATCCCTGTCGACCGTTATGAATTACTTCCCGGTTTTTTCAATCCGGAACAATTTGATGCCAAAAAAATTGTCGACCTGGCAAAAAAGGCAGGGATGAAATACATAACGATTACAACAAAACACCACGATGGGTTCGCCATGTACGATTCTAAGGTCTCTGATTATAATGTGGTGAAAGCAACCCCTTACGGAAAAGATATTTTCAGGATGCTGGAAGAAGAATGTGAAAAGCAGGGAATCAAGCTTTTTGCGTATTATTCTCAGCTTGACTGGCGCCACCCGGATTATTTTCCTCGCGGAAGAACAGGTAATAAAACCGGAAGACCGGAATCAGGAGCTTGGGAACAATACCTTCAATTTCAGGATGCACAGATTAAAGAACTGGCAGAAAATTATAACATAGCCGGGTTTTGGTTTGACGGATGGTGGGATCAACAGGATAAGAGCGATAAGGACAACCCTAAAAAAACAAAAGTAAACTGGGATCTGTCTCATACCTATAAGATGATACACGATGTGAATTCGGCTTTACTGGTCGGAAATAATCACCATGTTTTGCCTTTTGAAGGAGAAGATTTTCAGATGTTTGAAAAAGACCTTCCCGGAAAGAATACAACAGGCTTCGGGGGAACGAAAATCGGTTCACTTCCTTTGGAGACTTGTGAAACTATAAACCATTCCTGGGGCTTTAACCTTCAGGATGGTAAACATAAGTCGGTTAAGGAACTTATACAGTACATCGTAAAAGCAGCGGGCAACGATGCAAACTTTCTTCTGAATGTAGGTCCGATGCCAAATGGTAAAATTCAGGAAGAGCATAAGCAACGCTTGCTGGCCATGGGGGAATGGATGAAAAAAAACGGAGAAACGATTTATGGTACCCGGAAAGGGTCTGTATATATAGAGAACAAGGTGGTATCAACTCAGAAAGGGAAGAAGTTGTATATACATGTTTTAAATCCGGTTGATAACAAAATTGTTATTGACGGTTTTAATGAAAAAATAAAAGGAGCTGTATTGTTTGAAGATCGGACGAAAGTTGGTTACCGACTGAAAAATAAGCGGTTAGAGCTTACGGTTCCGACTGAAAAGATAAATGAAACAGATACTATAATAGAAATAACACTCAAGTAA
- a CDS encoding SDR family NAD(P)-dependent oxidoreductase, whose translation MSFSLENKVAIVTGGASGIGKAITTRFAEAKAKVHILEFNEEHGKQAVAEIEANGGSAFFHQCDVSDHDQVKSIIDSIALDNKIDILVNNAGIAHVGNVENTTEEDLDRVYSVNVKGVYNCIYAVVPHLKSNGGIILNMASIASSVGISDRFAYSMSKGAVLTMTYSVAKDYLDDGIRCNCISPARVHTPFVDGFINKNYPGKEAEMFDKLSKTQPIGRMGKPEEVANLALYLCSDEASFITGTDFPIDGGFIKLNG comes from the coding sequence ATGTCGTTTAGTTTAGAAAATAAAGTAGCCATTGTCACCGGTGGAGCAAGTGGAATAGGAAAAGCAATTACCACCAGATTTGCGGAGGCAAAAGCAAAAGTCCATATTTTAGAATTTAATGAGGAGCATGGGAAACAAGCGGTTGCCGAAATTGAAGCTAACGGCGGGAGTGCGTTTTTTCATCAGTGTGATGTGTCTGATCACGATCAGGTGAAATCAATTATCGATTCGATAGCTTTGGACAATAAGATTGATATTTTGGTGAACAATGCGGGTATTGCCCATGTGGGGAATGTTGAAAATACTACCGAGGAAGATTTGGACAGGGTATACAGTGTGAATGTAAAAGGAGTATACAATTGTATTTATGCCGTAGTACCACATTTAAAAAGTAACGGAGGAATTATCCTGAATATGGCCTCAATAGCCTCTTCCGTAGGAATTTCGGACCGATTCGCTTACTCCATGTCTAAAGGAGCAGTTTTAACTATGACGTATTCTGTAGCAAAAGATTATCTAGATGATGGTATTCGATGCAATTGTATTTCACCGGCCCGGGTGCATACTCCGTTTGTTGATGGCTTTATCAATAAGAATTATCCCGGAAAAGAAGCAGAGATGTTCGATAAGCTGTCTAAAACACAACCCATAGGCAGAATGGGGAAACCTGAAGAGGTAGCAAACCTTGCACTTTATTTGTGTTCGGATGAAGCTTCTTTTATTACGGGTACAGACTTTCCAATTGATGGCGGATTTATAAAACTTAACGGATAA
- a CDS encoding alpha-L-fucosidase, which translates to MIKKITCLLAVVLFTLTGITAQNNNSSDALIKKLEERPYPQWFKDAKLGIFIHWGLYSVPAYGGKESYSEWFLRGLQTGSPLRTEYMKKNFGPDATYKDLAPHFKAELWDPQEWAQFFKKSGAKYVVLVSKHHDGYALWPSKYNRNWNSVDVGPKRDIVGELTEAVKEEGLKMGLYYSLSEWNHPLHRWYTDPHDSIGRYVKEYMVPQFKEVIGTYKPSLIFSDGEWFNTAEQWQAAELIDWYYNLVGDDAIVNNRWGHGLDIGFLTPEYSAGIKVTDRPWAEVRGIGRSFGLNRNENLEAYGTSAELIHRFAQTVANGGGMIINVGPKADGQIPLIQQERLIDLGKWLALNGEAIYGAQPYQVQEQEKDVQITRIDSVINFNWVRNSPVKGIKEDYFTADWNGFIVAPQSGKFDFEVKADDEAAVWIDGKVVINQNFTSAGSDSEVMGAKTGASTQGSIKLKKGMLYPIRIQYREKKQNAHLSLFWSTKGKEKEVVPASALFTDKDKNKHGLAGVYASKKTYLCYTQNNSNIYAISFEWPDDELLLNIPDPGNGAKIRLIGLDRDLPWTYQNGKLKVDTGGIKYSELPSHMAWTFKIAK; encoded by the coding sequence ATGATAAAAAAAATCACATGTCTTTTAGCTGTTGTTCTCTTTACTTTAACCGGAATAACAGCCCAAAACAATAACTCTTCGGATGCATTAATAAAGAAGCTCGAGGAGCGCCCTTATCCACAATGGTTCAAGGATGCCAAGCTTGGAATTTTTATCCATTGGGGGTTATATTCCGTACCGGCCTACGGCGGGAAAGAATCGTATTCTGAGTGGTTTTTAAGAGGATTACAAACAGGAAGTCCGCTGAGAACAGAATATATGAAAAAGAATTTCGGCCCTGATGCTACTTATAAAGATCTGGCACCTCATTTTAAAGCAGAACTATGGGATCCGCAGGAGTGGGCACAATTCTTTAAGAAATCGGGAGCTAAATATGTAGTACTGGTTTCAAAACACCATGACGGCTATGCACTGTGGCCAAGCAAATACAATCGAAACTGGAACAGTGTCGATGTTGGTCCAAAACGTGATATTGTAGGTGAATTAACGGAGGCAGTTAAGGAAGAAGGTCTTAAAATGGGACTTTATTATTCATTGTCAGAATGGAACCATCCACTACACCGATGGTATACCGATCCGCATGACAGTATCGGAAGGTATGTGAAAGAATATATGGTGCCCCAGTTTAAAGAGGTTATTGGAACATATAAGCCTTCATTGATATTCTCGGATGGGGAGTGGTTTAATACTGCCGAGCAATGGCAGGCCGCAGAGCTTATCGATTGGTATTACAATCTGGTGGGTGATGATGCAATCGTAAATAACCGATGGGGACATGGATTGGATATTGGTTTTTTAACTCCTGAATACAGTGCCGGTATTAAAGTAACCGACAGGCCTTGGGCTGAAGTCAGGGGGATAGGGCGTTCGTTCGGATTGAACCGGAATGAGAACCTCGAGGCTTATGGAACATCTGCAGAATTGATTCACAGATTTGCCCAGACAGTCGCTAATGGCGGAGGAATGATTATTAATGTAGGTCCAAAGGCAGACGGACAGATCCCGCTTATTCAGCAAGAAAGGCTTATCGATTTAGGTAAATGGCTGGCATTAAACGGGGAAGCTATTTATGGAGCACAACCTTATCAGGTACAGGAACAAGAAAAAGATGTTCAGATAACACGTATAGATTCTGTTATTAATTTTAATTGGGTTAGAAACTCTCCGGTAAAAGGAATTAAAGAAGATTATTTTACAGCTGATTGGAATGGTTTTATTGTGGCTCCGCAATCGGGTAAGTTCGATTTTGAGGTAAAGGCAGATGATGAAGCAGCAGTCTGGATAGATGGCAAAGTGGTAATTAATCAAAATTTCACATCCGCAGGAAGCGATTCAGAGGTGATGGGAGCTAAAACGGGAGCTTCTACCCAGGGAAGTATAAAACTGAAGAAAGGGATGTTATATCCGATCAGGATCCAGTATCGTGAAAAGAAACAAAATGCCCATTTATCTCTATTCTGGAGTACAAAAGGAAAGGAGAAAGAAGTCGTGCCGGCTTCAGCCCTGTTTACAGATAAAGATAAGAACAAACATGGATTGGCAGGAGTATATGCTTCTAAGAAAACTTATTTATGTTATACGCAAAACAACAGCAATATTTATGCAATAAGTTTTGAATGGCCGGATGATGAGTTGCTTTTAAATATTCCTGACCCCGGAAACGGAGCAAAGATCCGGCTAATCGGTTTGGACCGCGATTTGCCGTGGACTTACCAGAACGGAAAATTAAAGGTAGATACCGGCGGAATAAAATATTCGGAATTGCCGTCTCATATGGCATGGACCTTTAAAATAGCGAAATAA